The window TATTGTTGCTATTCATTTATCTGTTTCTCAAATTCACATAGTTGCATATAATACTCTACAATAATTTGAGAGGTAAATTATGCTTTTTCTATTTAGAATCATTATTGGTGCTATTCTAGCCATTTTAGTCTGTGTGTTTGGGGTGATTTTTTGTTTATTTAATCCACGTAATCCAAAAAATGTGGCGCGATTCGCTCATATTTTTGGTCGAGTATTTACGCCACTGTTTGGTATTAAAGTGATTACACGTGAATGTGCGACAATCAAAAATTCGGGTAGCCATGTGTTTATTGCCAATCACCAAAATAATTATGACATATTAGTCGCTGGGCAAGTAGTGCAATATGGTACGGTAACGATTGGTAAAAAAAGCTTAGTCTGGGTCCCTTTTTTTGGCCCTCTATATTGGCTAACGGGCAATATCTTACTCGATCGCGATAATAAATCTAAGGCGCGAGATACGTTAGGTCAAGTAGTGAATGAAATTCAAAAGAAAGATCTTTCGGTCTGGATGTTCCCAGAAGGTACGCGTAGTCGGGGGCGTGGATTACTGCCATTTAAAACGGGAGCCTTTAGAACGGCCATTGCTGCTGGTGTACCGATTGTACCAATTTGTGTCTCAAATACTAATACTATCCGCTTAAACCGTTGGAATAATGGTTATATGATTGTTGAGATGCTTGAGCCTATCAGTACGGTAGGAATGCAAAAAGAAGATGCTAAAGGATTGATGGATCGTTGTTATCAAATGATGGATGATAAAATCAAACAGTTAGATGAAGAAGTTAAGCGATTAAATAGCCAATGAGCATGAATAGTAATAAAGATCGCAATTTTGATGATATCACCGGCAAATTTGCGCAAAATATTTATGGCACAACCAAAGGGAAAATCCGTGAAGAAATCGTTTGGCAGGATCTTGTCACTATTTTGCATGATTTTCCTCAGGAGCAAAAACTCACTATTCTTGATGCCGGTGGTGGGCAGGGGCAAATTGCTTGTAAACTCGCTAAATTAGGTCATCAAGTTACGATTTGTGATATTTCACAGCAGATGTTAGATATCGCTAAGGAGTCTGCTGAGAAAGATAATTTGACCTTAACCTATATCAATGCACCGATACAGCAACTCGCTCCTGATTTACAACATACATTTGATATCGTAATTTGCCATGCGGTGTTGGAATGGGTACATGAACCACAAGAACTACTGTCTTCACTCAAAAGCCTACTAAAAGCGCAGGGCACCTTATCCTTAATGTTTTATAACTACCATGGTTTGTTGTTTAGAACCGTAACGCTAGGTAATTTTGGTTATGTACAAGCGGGACTGACTAAACGCAAAAAGAAAACATTATCACCTGATTACCCTCGTCATCCAAATGATGTCTATTTGTGGCTCGCTGATCTTGATTTTACCCTTACTCAAAAAACCGGAATTCGCGTTTTTCACGATTATTTAGTGGATAAACAGAAACAACAAACGCGCTTTGATGAATTACTAGCGATGGAAAAACAGTTTTGTCGGCAAGAGCCTTACCTGAGTTTAGCAAGGTATATCCATGTCGTTGCTAAATTATGAGATAAAGTAAAAGAATAACTAAGATAAATCTTATTTTCGTACTCGAGGATTATCTGAATTAAAAATCATTACTCGAAAATTTTTGTATAAATGGGTATGATATATCCCTAATGAATCATTAGAATTTAAGGTAAGTAATATGATAGTAGTAACTGGTAGTGCGGGTTTTATTGGCAGTAATATTGTGAAAGGCTTAAATGCACAAGGCTATAAAGATATTTTAGTCGTTGATGACCTAACCGACGGTACTAAATTCGCTAATCTTGTTGATCTTGATATTGCTGATTATATGGATAAAGACGAATTTATTGCTAACATTGTTGCTGGCGAAGATATGGATATTGAGGTTATTTTTCACCAAGGCGCTTGTTCTTCTACGACTGAGTGGGACGGCAAATTTATGATGGAGAATAATTATAATTACTCTAAAGATCTTCTTCATTATTGCTTAGAGTTCAAAATCCCTTTTCTTTATGCTTCATCAGCGGCAACTTATGGCGGTAGAACGGATAACTTTATTGAAGATCGCCAGCATGAAAAACCATTAAATGTCTATGGTTATTCAAAATTCTTGTTTGATCAGTATGTCCGCGAAATTTTACCTCAAGCACAATCACAAGTCTGTGGATTCCGCTATTTTAATGTGTATGGACCACGGGAACAGCATAAAGGTTCAATGGCAAGTGTCGCATTTCATCTAAATAGTCAAATTAGTCAAGGTGATAAACCAAAATTGTTTGTAGGTAGTGATACTTTCAAACGTGACTTTATCTATGTTGATGATGTTGTTGCTGTCAATTTATGGTTCTGGAAAAATAATAAATCAGGTATTTATAACTGTGGTACAGGGCGTGCGGAATCATTCCAAGCTGTTGCTGATGCTGTTTTGGGTTATCATCAAAAAGGTGAAATTGAATATATTCCATTCCCTGACCATTTAAAAGGGCGTTATCAAACGTTTACTCAAGCAGATTTAACCAATTTTAGAAAAGCGGGTTGCCCAATTGAGTTTCAAACGGTTGCTGAAGGTACCACAAAATATATGCAATGGTTAAATAGTAAATAACCATTTGGGCTAATGGTAAACGGTAAGGATTTTATGAAAACGTTAATTATTGGACCTTCTTGGGTGGGTGATATGATGATGTCACAAAGCCTGTATCGTACACTTAAAGCAGATAATCCACAGATCGAAATTGATGTAATGGCACCAGCTTGGTGCCGTGCATTACTCAATAAAATGCCAGAAGTTAATCAAGCTATTGCGATGCCTATTGGTCATGGTAGCTTGGCGTTAAAAGAACGCTATCAACTTGGTAAACAGTTAAAAAGTAAGCATTATGAACAGGCGATTGTCTTACCTAACTCATTAAAATCAGCATTAATTCCCTTTTTTGCGGGGATCCCTAAACGAACTGGTTGGAAAGGGGAGATGCGTTATGGGTTACTTAATGATATTCGAACGTTAGATAAACAAGTATTTCCGCTGATGGTTGAGCGTTATATTGCTTTAGCCTATCCTAAGAGTGATATACGATCTGCCGAAGATCTACCAAAGCCACTACTTTATCCTCATTTGGTGGTCAGTGCAAAAGATGCGCTGCTTACTCGTTCTGAATTTAACTTATCGGGTGCTGAACCGCTGATTGGATTTTGCCCTGGTGCTGAGTTTGGTCCAGCTAAGCGTTGGCCTGATTACCATTATGCCGCATTGGCTGATATGTTAGCGAAACAAGAGGCTAAAATTATTATTTTTGGTTCTCAGAAAGATCGAGTCGTTGGTGATGCAATTATTAATCAAATGACGTTAGGTGATAGATGCCTTAATTTAGCAGGTTTAACTTCTCTTGAACAAGCGGTTAATTTATTATCATGCTGTAATGCTGTGGTGTCTAATGATTCTGGTTTAATGCATATTGCTGCTGCATTAGATCGACCTCTTGTTGCGTTATACGGTCCTAGTAGCCCTGATTTTACGCCACCTTTATCAAATAAAGCCGAAATTATTCGTTTAATTACGGGTTACCATAAAGTTCGTAAAGGCGATGCCGAAGAGGGCTATCATCAAAGTTTGATTGATATTCAACCTGAGCTGGTTTTTGATAAGCTGATGAAATTGCTTGAACGAGTTCGTACGAGTATTGGCAAGGAAGCACCATGACCAAACGAGTTTTAATTGTTAAAACGTCATCAATGGGTGACGTTTTGCATACTTTGCCAGCACTAACTGATGCTTGTAACGCAATTGGTGATATTAAATTTGATTGGGTTGTTGAAGAAAATTTTGCTCAAATACCGAGCTGGCATTTTGCTGTTGATCGCGTGATTCCCGTCGCGATTAGACGTTGGCGGAAGAATTGGTTTGCCAAATCAATTCGTGCAGAGCGTAAACAATTTATTAAACAGCTCCAATTACAACAATATGATTGTATTATTGATGCTCAGGGATTAATTAAAAGTGCCTTTCTAATTACGCGTAAAGCACGTGGTCCGAAGCATGGTTTAGACCGAAAAAGTGCTCGTGAACCAATAGCCAGTTGGTTTTATGATCAAAAGCACTTTGTTGCTAAAGAGCTGCATGCTGTGGAGCGTATTCGAAGTTTATTTGCTCAAAGTTTAGGTTATACTCTGCCAAGTGAAACTGGTGATTATGCAATCGCCAAACATTTTTTATCGGCATTACCAGATGATAATGGGCGATACTTAGTCTTTTTGCACTCTACCACTCGTGATGATAAGCACTGGACAGAGCAAGCTTGGCGAAATTTAATTACACTGATTGAGCCGACGGGGTATAAAATTAAATTGCCATGGGGTAGCTTTCATGAGTATGAGCGTTCAGTTCGCTTAGCTGATGGATTTTCTCATGTTGAGGTTTTACCCAAATTATCATTGGCCGAAGTTGCAACTATTTTAGCAGGAGCAAAAGCGGTGGTATCTGTCGATACGGGCTTAAGTCATTTAACAGCGGCACTCGATAGACCAAATATTACGCTCTATGGTCCAACTGATCCTCAGTTAATTGGTGGGTACGGACGTAATCAAAATAGTCTAATTTCACCTGAAAAAAGTATGAATACGATTTCAGCATCGATGGTTTATAAGCAATTATTACCATTAATCTAGTTATTAATTCATTTTATTATATTTAGACAACTAATCCTGATTAAATTAGTTGTCATCTTCTTTTATTATTTATCTCTCATGTTCTTTTGCTTATTCATCACACCTCGTTTAGAAAAACGGTATTTTATCAATATACTTTTATTGGTATTACATAAATTACTGTATTAAATTTTGATACTATTTTTATCAATTTAATTGCTAACAATTTGATAATCGATATAATTTTTAATTTTTTTAATTAAGGAATATTAAAATAAATGAATAATAGTATGTTGTCATCTAATCAGGTCATTGATACCCAAAATAGACCGCAATCACTTTTTAAGTTACCCACTGTTTTTGCTTTTACGATGGTTGTTTTTAATATATTGCTATCAATATTTTATTACTTTCAATATAGCAGTAATGCGACTAGTGAATATTGGGCTAATTGGTATTTAATGAATTTGTGGAGTGATAGAATTATTAATCAAATGGTTAATTTTTTTGTGTTCTATTTTTGCTTCTCTTTAATTGTATTTATTGGGCAAAAATTTCATCAGTTTACTTGGTTCAATGTATTAAAAGTTGTAGTGATGTGTATTGTTAATATATTCATAATGAGTCTTCTTACTGTAGGATACTCATTGCTATATCGATGGTTACGTGAGGTATGGGAATTCTCATATAGCTATTTTGCAATCGTTCATGACGTTATTCATATCATTTTTAATATTGTCTCTCTATTGGTTTTTTTAGGGGTAGCAAAATTAGTTTTATTTACCACACGTACTAAACAACAGGATTATACATTATTACCGAAAAATCATTCGACACTCTTTGCTGCTTTATTCACTGTTATCTTTTGTATTCCTTCAATGGTTCTATTATTTGATAGACTACCTTATGTTATCAGCGATTTTTTAAATTATAGTATCATAGATGAATTTAATGTAATGATGATCGTGCTATTAATAGTCCCAGCGCTAGTGACATTTTTATGTATTTTAGTTAATTTTTTGATTATTTTCTTTTCAGCTAAACGTTGTTTTCAGCGTGAATTTACGCTTATTCCTTTAAAATTACTCTTTAAAGCTGTAGGTAAAGCCTATTTATATTTGATCGGATTTGCTATTGTGAGTAATGGTGTCTATTTCATTATTAGTTTTATTATCGCTTCGAGTATGAATAGTTATGAATTAAGGCCATTTGCGATGTTTTTAATGACGATTGTCTCTTTGGCATTTTGTATCATTAATATTATTGCGATTGTAAAATTAGTTCGTAAAGCTCTTACCTACTATTTTAGTGTTAACAAGGTGTATAATTAGAATAGGTTGATTGATTTTTGAAAGGTAATTACTTAAAAGTCCGAGTATCTTAATAAAGAGGTGATAATGTATGTTAATTAGGGAGATGCAATCTTCCTGACGAAAAATAATTATTTACTTCTGAGTTGGCTCATCAACTGATATTTATCTTCTTTTTAATGGGGAAAACTCGATTTACCAACCATTTTTTAACTGTGTTATTAAATGATTTGCTATCAAAAAAATAACCTCTTTCACTTACTAGAAAATCTGAGAGAGTTATTATGTTATACTAGATAGAGAGTAAGTTTTCTCTCAATAACTTTATTTCTATAACTAAGAAATTTTTCAATGAAAAAACTAATGGTCACTCTTTTTTCGACAGCGTTAGTTCTGTCTGCGAATAGTGTATTTGCTAATATGGATGAACATGCAATGCATGATAGTAATACCAATGCTAATACTAATACGAATATTACTAACCCAATGACTCAAGAGTATATGCAGGCAATGGATGATATGCATAAACCAATGATGGATGGGGTTATGTCTACTGATCCTGATGTTGCTTTTGTTGCCGGTATGATTCCACATCATCAAGGGGCAATTGATATGGCAAAAATTGAATTAAAATATGGTACGGATCCAGAAATTAGAGCGCTAGCTGAACAGGTTATTAAAGCACAAGAACAAGAGATTGAATTTATGAAAAAATGGCTTGAAACGCATCAAGCTAAATAAGTGTCATTTGTAATCTTTAATCAGATTATTCAATCCCCCATAGTTATAAATAGTCTTATGGGGGATTTTAGTTAAGTCTGCGCAAAACTAATTATTTACGCCATTCTCCACGGATTGGACGACCAAAATGAGCAAGTACAGCAATCATACAGATTTCAATTGAGACACCCCAATAGATGTGACCAAGGATTTCACTCCATAATTCATAACCATTAAGATTCCATAACCAACCTGTCGCACCATTGTCATATACTGGATTTCTGAAACCTAATAATGGAATTAGAAAACCATGCATCGCAACAGTAATGATAATACCGTATAGAGCACCATACCATAATCTAATTTTATTACAGTAGTAAGCGCCAACAACATAGACGCCAGCAAAAGCAAAACTAAATAGCCAGTGATAAAGTGTAACGGCTCCACTTACGATAGTACCTTGGTAGACATAATCAAGCGAGTGAGAGTTAATTCCTAACCAACCTAACCAAGAATCGATATGTGCTGCTGGAGGCGATATCTCACCTGCAACTCGAGGGGGCATATTCACTTCTGAACCCCATTTAACGAGAGCACTAATAAAACCACCGATAATGGTAGTCCAGATAATAATCTGACGATTGACTTTATTTCCAAACATAACTGACTCCTTATTAATAAATACTGTATTAGGATTATATTGCCGTATACTATAATAACAGTAGTTATTTTGCTTCACTAACCGAAAAAAGTTATTGCTGTTATTGTTTTAAGTCTAATTTAAGATAGTTTTTAGACAATGTCTCTATCTATAATATGATTTGTTCAACGTTATGATTTCTTATTAAATGAGCGTTGTTATTTGTCTTATTTTGGTGATCACTTTTTATAGATTAAAAACTCAATTAATTTGAGGTTTTTAATCTATTCTATCTATGGTTATTTGACTTATTATTCGTCTTATCGTCGTTAATTAATTTAATAATTGTGGTGGAAAATCTAATTCAAAATCTGAGTATTCAGCAGGAATATTAAATGTTCTTTCACCATTTTTCCCCGCATATTTGTTAAGCAGAGTTGAATAGGTATAAAAATGGATTTTTTTAGCTTCAGTATCAAATTCAATAAAACGTAACCAACCACCGCCGCCATTAGCTGATCCTGGTTTACCATCAGGACCAATCGTATTACCTTGGTAGTCTTGTAATAATTGATAGACAGGGTAGCCATCATCATTTTTATCAATACGTAAATTTTCTCCATTTGATATGCCTTCAACCGTTGGCGTCCACGCATGCCCACTTAATATCATAAAAATATTTTTATTTTTACGAACAAAACGATCCCATACCTTATCCGGAGAGAGATGAGAGGTGCCTTTAAAGTAAGCATCATAGTCATTGGCCCAAGGACTATTTTTGTCTAATGATGGTACCAACCATTCATGCGTCGTGATAATCACAGGAAGATTTGGATTGCCGTCCAGTACCCGTTGTGCCCATAGTAAATCATCGGTGGTTGGTTCCATCTCCAGAGCAAGGTGGAGAAATTTAAAATCATCTTTATCAATAATTTGAAAACTATTCATATCATTACCATAAGCACCACCACCGCGATACCAACTTTTATTCGCAAAATGGTGAGAGTTAGCACCAAAATATTGATTCCAAACTGTTGCACCTTTTAATGGGCGATTACTACCTGGTCCATTATTATCACTATACCAGTTATAATTATCATAATCATGATTACCTGGTACCATGGCAAAAGGGATATCAGCATCACCAAGAATAGAGGGCAAGGTTAGCATAATCCCACTCTACACGAGTGTTCCAGAGAGTATATTTACCAACAATCCCTGTACGGAATTGCCCATCGCCATGTTGTACGACATCACCAACATGGGTTGCAAATATGATGTTTTTATTCTCTTTATTATCAGCTAAATACTGCATTTGTTGAATAAACGTATTGACTCCTCGTGGTTGTGGGAGTGTTACATCAGTATAATTTTGGGTATCAGATATCACTGCGATCGTCAGTTTTTCTGCATAAGCAGATGTGGTTGAAATTATCAGCGCTAATAAAGTACATTTACTTAACGTATTTATATTCATATACACCTCTTAATTAAATTTAAATGCTAGAAAGCAAGAACATTATGGCAAAACAATATGACAATTTTATTAAACAGTGCAAAATGATAATTGTTATAAAAATGTTTGCTAGGAGCAGTTAAAAAGGGGGGAGACAAGCTTATTTTGTTATGACGAGATTGTTTGTAGCATGTTTTAAATTAACTATGTTAATCATGGTCTATTAACTTAGATATTACTCGTAATAAAAGAGGTATTTTCGGTGTAAAGTTAACGAGAAGGGATCATAAAGCTTGATTGAACGGTATTTTTTGATATTTATTATATAAACAGGCTGATGAAGTAACGTAATTATTTACCTCATCAACATGATATTTATCATTTAATCGCTATTTAATTCCCATTGCGTCACGAATGATAAAAAATAGATCGGTTTGATCTAATAGTCCAGAGACATTAGCTGCATTTGGACCGTAAGCCGCAATACGAATTTGTGTCCCTGTATGATTTTGACTTTCTGTATCACTGGTTGCGTAGCTAACTGTCATTGGTGAATTATCAGCGGTGATCATTTTTAAGGTTAAACCATAAGCCTGTGCATCATGAGGGATGATTTGGGTTGCATGGGCATGATCTCCCGTTACAATCACTAATGTATCACCATTTTTCTCAGCAAATTTAAGTGCAACTTGCACCGCTTCATCTAAATCAACGGTTTCGCCAAATTGAGCACAAGGGTTGGCTTCATGCGCTTGTTTATCAATTGAGGCTCCTTCAACTTGTAAAAAGAAACCATTATTATTGACATCCAATAACTCAATCCCTTTTTGTGTCATTTCAGCCAGAGTTGGCACTGAGTCGTTACGAGCTTTGTTAACTTCACATTTAATTGCCTCACCGTCACTACCTTTGTAGGTCGCTTTTGGTCCTTGCCATCTTACTGGCATATTTTTATCGGCAAATAGACCTAACAGCGGTTTTTGCTGGTCGGCTTTTGTAATGTCCATTAGCTGTTGATTATTGGTAACTATCACATAACCTAGATCTTTAGCTTGCTGCTCAAGAGTTTTACCCTGCCATTTTCCTGCTTTGGCTGATTCATTAAATGTGTATGCACCGCCGCCTAAGGTCACATCGGCTCGAGTTGTTAATAACTGTTCGGTAATCGATCCTAATCCCCCGTTTTCAATAGCCATTGTTGGGCACAATTTACTGGTTGCATCAGGTCCATAACACTTACGATGATTGACATGAGAGTATAGCGCGGCAGGAGTTGCGTCTT is drawn from Orbaceae bacterium BiB and contains these coding sequences:
- a CDS encoding DUF1440 domain-containing protein; the encoded protein is MFGNKVNRQIIIWTTIIGGFISALVKWGSEVNMPPRVAGEISPPAAHIDSWLGWLGINSHSLDYVYQGTIVSGAVTLYHWLFSFAFAGVYVVGAYYCNKIRLWYGALYGIIITVAMHGFLIPLLGFRNPVYDNGATGWLWNLNGYELWSEILGHIYWGVSIEICMIAVLAHFGRPIRGEWRK
- a CDS encoding metallophosphoesterase, with translation MLTLPSILGDADIPFAMVPGNHDYDNYNWYSDNNGPGSNRPLKGATVWNQYFGANSHHFANKSWYRGGGAYGNDMNSFQIIDKDDFKFLHLALEMEPTTDDLLWAQRVLDGNPNLPVIITTHEWLVPSLDKNSPWANDYDAYFKGTSHLSPDKVWDRFVRKNKNIFMILSGHAWTPTVEGISNGENLRIDKNDDGYPVYQLLQDYQGNTIGPDGKPGSANGGGGWLRFIEFDTEAKKIHFYTYSTLLNKYAGKNGERTFNIPAEYSDFELDFPPQLLN
- the rfaD gene encoding ADP-glyceromanno-heptose 6-epimerase translates to MIVVTGSAGFIGSNIVKGLNAQGYKDILVVDDLTDGTKFANLVDLDIADYMDKDEFIANIVAGEDMDIEVIFHQGACSSTTEWDGKFMMENNYNYSKDLLHYCLEFKIPFLYASSAATYGGRTDNFIEDRQHEKPLNVYGYSKFLFDQYVREILPQAQSQVCGFRYFNVYGPREQHKGSMASVAFHLNSQISQGDKPKLFVGSDTFKRDFIYVDDVVAVNLWFWKNNKSGIYNCGTGRAESFQAVADAVLGYHQKGEIEYIPFPDHLKGRYQTFTQADLTNFRKAGCPIEFQTVAEGTTKYMQWLNSK
- the rfaC gene encoding lipopolysaccharide heptosyltransferase RfaC codes for the protein MTKRVLIVKTSSMGDVLHTLPALTDACNAIGDIKFDWVVEENFAQIPSWHFAVDRVIPVAIRRWRKNWFAKSIRAERKQFIKQLQLQQYDCIIDAQGLIKSAFLITRKARGPKHGLDRKSAREPIASWFYDQKHFVAKELHAVERIRSLFAQSLGYTLPSETGDYAIAKHFLSALPDDNGRYLVFLHSTTRDDKHWTEQAWRNLITLIEPTGYKIKLPWGSFHEYERSVRLADGFSHVEVLPKLSLAEVATILAGAKAVVSVDTGLSHLTAALDRPNITLYGPTDPQLIGGYGRNQNSLISPEKSMNTISASMVYKQLLPLI
- a CDS encoding DUF305 domain-containing protein, which translates into the protein MKKLMVTLFSTALVLSANSVFANMDEHAMHDSNTNANTNTNITNPMTQEYMQAMDDMHKPMMDGVMSTDPDVAFVAGMIPHHQGAIDMAKIELKYGTDPEIRALAEQVIKAQEQEIEFMKKWLETHQAK
- the rfaF gene encoding ADP-heptose--LPS heptosyltransferase RfaF, encoding MKTLIIGPSWVGDMMMSQSLYRTLKADNPQIEIDVMAPAWCRALLNKMPEVNQAIAMPIGHGSLALKERYQLGKQLKSKHYEQAIVLPNSLKSALIPFFAGIPKRTGWKGEMRYGLLNDIRTLDKQVFPLMVERYIALAYPKSDIRSAEDLPKPLLYPHLVVSAKDALLTRSEFNLSGAEPLIGFCPGAEFGPAKRWPDYHYAALADMLAKQEAKIIIFGSQKDRVVGDAIINQMTLGDRCLNLAGLTSLEQAVNLLSCCNAVVSNDSGLMHIAAALDRPLVALYGPSSPDFTPPLSNKAEIIRLITGYHKVRKGDAEEGYHQSLIDIQPELVFDKLMKLLERVRTSIGKEAP
- the phoA gene encoding alkaline phosphatase, which produces MKKICQLIPVLTASAFFFTPLAMANDDSLLKRAAIGNIQEFGGAKRLSEDQSQWLKEAITTGKVKNVILLIGDGMGDSEITAARNYVKGASGYFAGLDALPFTGSYTHYSLDKKTKQPDYVTDSAASATAWTTGVKTYNGALGVDVNEQPHMTLLELAKKAGKATGNISTAEIQDATPAALYSHVNHRKCYGPDATSKLCPTMAIENGGLGSITEQLLTTRADVTLGGGAYTFNESAKAGKWQGKTLEQQAKDLGYVIVTNNQQLMDITKADQQKPLLGLFADKNMPVRWQGPKATYKGSDGEAIKCEVNKARNDSVPTLAEMTQKGIELLDVNNNGFFLQVEGASIDKQAHEANPCAQFGETVDLDEAVQVALKFAEKNGDTLVIVTGDHAHATQIIPHDAQAYGLTLKMITADNSPMTVSYATSDTESQNHTGTQIRIAAYGPNAANVSGLLDQTDLFFIIRDAMGIK
- the cmoM gene encoding tRNA uridine 5-oxyacetic acid(34) methyltransferase CmoM, with product MNSNKDRNFDDITGKFAQNIYGTTKGKIREEIVWQDLVTILHDFPQEQKLTILDAGGGQGQIACKLAKLGHQVTICDISQQMLDIAKESAEKDNLTLTYINAPIQQLAPDLQHTFDIVICHAVLEWVHEPQELLSSLKSLLKAQGTLSLMFYNYHGLLFRTVTLGNFGYVQAGLTKRKKKTLSPDYPRHPNDVYLWLADLDFTLTQKTGIRVFHDYLVDKQKQQTRFDELLAMEKQFCRQEPYLSLARYIHVVAKL
- a CDS encoding 1-acylglycerol-3-phosphate O-acyltransferase, whose product is MLFLFRIIIGAILAILVCVFGVIFCLFNPRNPKNVARFAHIFGRVFTPLFGIKVITRECATIKNSGSHVFIANHQNNYDILVAGQVVQYGTVTIGKKSLVWVPFFGPLYWLTGNILLDRDNKSKARDTLGQVVNEIQKKDLSVWMFPEGTRSRGRGLLPFKTGAFRTAIAAGVPIVPICVSNTNTIRLNRWNNGYMIVEMLEPISTVGMQKEDAKGLMDRCYQMMDDKIKQLDEEVKRLNSQ